AGGCACCAGATTTCTCTCTTAGAGAACATGATTCTATTGTTATCATCGGCAGGAGGTATAGCATAGTGTAAGCACCCTTGAGACGATCCAGTCATACCAAACATTCGAGGGTACGGCAAGGGGGTGGTTGTCCACACTTTCCCCTCCATGCCCACGCCCACCAGCACAAAATCGCCGCGGATGTGCAGCTTCCCATTCAGGTACAGCATACCGCCGACAGAGACACATTTACTACTCCCGAGGAAGAGGGTGACTTTCTCAACCGTCCCACTGTCCCTAAGACTCCAGGCTCCTGTCTGCGACGAGTAGATGTTCACTCCTGTCATGTAAGTTTCCTGCAAGGTCTGCTCGAAACAAAGAACGTGGAAATGGGGCGATACGGCCGGATCGAAAGCCAAGCCTATGGTACGGCTACTTGTACTCGCCGGCGCCTGTGGCTTTGGGGGTAACTCCACCCACCTCCCGGTGGCGGGATTGCACACCACAAGACGGAAATCATCCCTGTTGGCGCAGCTGCGGTAGAGGAGGAGGCCATTGCAGGAGTCTACCTGGGTCATGTCCTTGTACTTGTTAGGCTGAAGGCAAGGGTCGAACgggatggcgccgccggagacgctGGCAAAGTGGTGGCGGCGAGCGTTCCTGATGGTCCTGTAGAGGAAGCCGGCGAGGGTGTGGGGCAGCTTGTTGCGGTTGGCGGCGATGAGGTCGCGCCAGAGCACGGAGACGCACTTGAAGCGGTGGACGGATCTGGCGGGGAGACGGGAGAGGATCTCCAGGATGAGATCGTCGGTGAGCAGGCTGGCCGCCGTCGCCCCCGGATGGTCGTCCAGCCTCGGCTTGGTGTTCCTCTCGAAGGTCCCCTCCGTCTCCGCCTCCATGGGACACCGGCACAGGGTCAGGTCAGGCCGATCTGCAGATGGAGAGAGGAAATTATCGATCTGGATGGGAAAACCGGGGTGGTGGTCGGTGATGGGTACCTGGGCCTCTATCCTACCTTGTCTGATAATGTTTATCTTTCCCATTCTTTTATTCCTTctactttttccttttttctttctttcccttttttcttcttccttATTTTCAAATCGATGAAAACAATTCAATGTTGTGAACTTATTTttaaaattggtgaactttttttatCAACTTGATTTttcaaattgatgatttttttaaaaaaattgatgaactttcttataatttttttgattttttttcatttttcagtGAACTTTTTAATATCGATGACCTTTTcccaaatttgatgaatttttttctaatttgatgaaatttttccaaaatctttgaactttttttaaatcgatgatttttttaaatccatgagctttttttcaaatcgatgaactttttttgaaatccatgagcttttttgaaaaattgatgaacttttttccgaaatcaatgaactttttgcaaaatcgatgaacttttttctaatttgtgaacttttttgaatGCATGAAATTTTTCTAATTCGTATTTTCTTTACTTTTGTTCGATTtgtttccaaaaaatcacgtttttCCCCTTGAAATGTATGTGCAAGAAATAGGAGAGCTATGTTTTAAACATTTCGCGTTGTTATCAATCACTACGTCATAGTAGCACGAGTGCTTAGGCACTGCGGTCTTTAATTGAGCGGTTCAAGCTCGAATCCTCGTCGGAGCAAATTTTTTGGAGGTTTTCGCGCTACAAATCCCGTGAGTGTTCCTGGGCCGACCCACAAGGTGCGGCAGCGGGCGCCAGTTTGATAAACAGgccatgtcatgtcgtcctgtctGCCCAGCCTCTAGGCCCAAGCACAGCCCCCTGTCGTGCCGCGTGTTAGGCACGGCGCGTTTAGCCCGTGTCGTGGCTAACCCATGACGGGCCGTGTCAGTCGTGCTAGCGAGTCAGTCTGGATGGCACGACCAGATGCCAGCTTTGCAGTCGGGTCACGAATTTGTACCGTGTGGCCGTCAGATTAGTCACCTACCATCACAACACGGTCGACATTACCATCACCCATTGCAACACACAAACAAGGTTGAGAAAGACCACTCTGCAAACATTGTTGGTGTTGCAAACGAGCACTGGCGACCACCATTGCCAACAATGGCGGATCCCAACAACTCATCCTTGCAACTTGGGCGAGCTTCTGTGGCCCCCGTTGGCAACATCGAGACGTGACCCCTCTCTACCCCACACAACCCCGTGTGATGTTGAACTGCCATCATTCAAAAAGAAAGTCGCCGCAACACACCATCGCCCTTCGGCAACATCTGGCGGGTGTCGAGTCCAGACACTCCTCCTGCTCCTTCCACAGATTGAGGATGATGGTCGACCGCGATGTGGGCAACTCCTCATGTAATAGCAATGGGAGAGGGTCAAGCATGTAGACCTTGGGCAGGCGCCACCGTTGGTAGCCGTCACAGCAAACTCCGATGCTCTCGAAGAAGCGCAATAACCCTTGTTGCATCACCGGATGAATTCCTGCATGGTGAAGTCCGCTCGCAGCATTGCAGCCCGACCGCGTCACCCACTCACGGCACTACGCCATGTCACGCAGTAGCACCCGTCAGCCTTTTTGGAGGAGCTGGGTTGCCGACCATGGGAGCATTTCTCTCTTCGTGCGCACGCTACAGGCCCCATGTTGCACTGCACACTCTACGATTAAAATCGGATTGGACGGCCGCAGAAAGGCCGACGCGCACGAGTAACCAGTCGGTTGAGTATGAGCCATGTTGTAAATGAGACATGTCTCAAAAAAATGTTGTAAATGAGACTTTAAGGGTACTTTCTCCATTCCAATTTTTTTAAGAGACACTTCAGAGAAGCCAAAACTTCTGTAAATACAAACAAGTCtacttgaatatatatatatatatatatatatatatatatatatatatatataggtaaaactgtgtttaccatagcttgccacagaactagttaagggttTCAACGGTGCAAAAGTTCTCAAAAATAATTAATTCCTCACCCCAGTCGATCGACCCAGCCACTCGTCAGGCGACTGGACTCCATCTCACCCACCCGCCCGCATCGCTCACCA
This portion of the Triticum dicoccoides isolate Atlit2015 ecotype Zavitan chromosome 7A, WEW_v2.0, whole genome shotgun sequence genome encodes:
- the LOC119332816 gene encoding putative F-box/kelch-repeat protein At1g15680; amino-acid sequence: MEAETEGTFERNTKPRLDDHPGATAASLLTDDLILEILSRLPARSVHRFKCVSVLWRDLIAANRNKLPHTLAGFLYRTIRNARRHHFASVSGGAIPFDPCLQPNKYKDMTQVDSCNGLLLYRSCANRDDFRLVVCNPATGRWVELPPKPQAPASTSSRTIGLAFDPAVSPHFHVLCFEQTLQETYMTGVNIYSSQTGAWSLRDSGTVEKVTLFLGSSKCVSVGGMLYLNGKLHIRGDFVLVGVGMEGKVWTTTPLPYPRMFGMTGSSQGCLHYAIPPADDNNRIMFSKREIWCLKDHNSKELVLKHTANIDKLMTGHSYRVVGIHPDCDTIFLISYEDDTLVSYDMLHQKVDRIVNLEKDDADQFLPYVPLFSESLAD